One Halorientalis litorea DNA segment encodes these proteins:
- a CDS encoding glycosyltransferase — protein sequence MRVIRRWLDRLGFLGVSSGVFVFGFVQGTYPLTFRLDLAFIVLGVVLLQAVVSSLMFAGFISTSTAAFLWTLRSEDRSPPSRVGPSVTAIVPVYGDANVLDRSVESLLATSYEDLDVCIVCEPDDEASKRRASELASHPRVSRLVNTRYPGSKAGAINYAVEETDSDHVAVFDADERVHPEFVGTAVERLGECDVVQGRTVPEPDGVVEELAYYESVLLSYVSRRLLYLVTDFRMAASRSVVMRRAAIERVGGYDTAMLTEDFDFAYDCYKARLDVREQLTCPSRIEAAHTLSDWWGQRKRWMTGYAQVLHKLLATARPLTDYRNLTSAAICAGTLVGSLLMLSLISKFGVLVLVGARKLALLPLVVVVASTAVVRVHDWYHDTVNKLGWAWLVVPLVLPLYSLTAIKALSEYALSWDGDWYQVEKGA from the coding sequence ATGAGAGTCATACGGCGATGGCTGGACCGTCTGGGGTTTCTGGGCGTTTCCAGCGGCGTGTTCGTGTTCGGCTTCGTCCAGGGGACTTACCCCCTGACGTTCCGTCTCGACCTCGCGTTCATCGTCCTCGGTGTCGTCCTGTTGCAGGCCGTCGTGTCGAGTCTCATGTTCGCTGGGTTCATCTCGACGTCGACGGCCGCGTTCCTGTGGACCCTCCGGTCGGAAGACCGGTCTCCGCCCTCCCGTGTCGGCCCCTCGGTCACCGCCATCGTCCCGGTGTACGGTGACGCGAACGTCCTCGACCGAAGCGTCGAAAGTCTGCTCGCAACCTCGTACGAGGACCTCGACGTGTGTATCGTCTGTGAACCGGACGACGAGGCGAGCAAGCGGCGTGCGAGCGAACTCGCTTCGCACCCACGCGTCTCACGCCTCGTGAACACACGCTACCCCGGGTCGAAGGCGGGTGCGATCAACTACGCTGTCGAGGAGACAGACAGCGACCACGTGGCCGTCTTCGACGCCGACGAGCGCGTTCACCCCGAGTTCGTCGGGACGGCCGTCGAGCGACTGGGCGAGTGCGACGTGGTGCAGGGACGGACGGTCCCAGAACCTGACGGCGTGGTGGAAGAGCTAGCATACTACGAATCGGTCCTGTTGAGTTACGTCAGCCGACGGTTGCTGTACCTCGTGACGGACTTCCGAATGGCTGCCAGCCGGTCGGTCGTGATGCGTCGGGCGGCCATCGAGCGTGTCGGCGGTTACGACACGGCGATGCTAACCGAAGACTTCGACTTCGCCTACGATTGCTACAAGGCGCGGTTGGACGTTCGCGAGCAGTTGACCTGCCCGTCGCGCATCGAGGCGGCACACACGCTGTCGGACTGGTGGGGCCAGCGCAAACGCTGGATGACCGGCTACGCGCAGGTACTCCACAAGCTACTCGCAACCGCCCGGCCGCTGACGGACTACCGGAACCTCACCTCGGCGGCCATCTGTGCCGGCACCCTCGTGGGAAGCCTGTTGATGCTGTCCCTCATCTCGAAGTTCGGCGTCCTCGTCCTCGTGGGCGCGCGCAAACTCGCGTTGCTCCCGCTGGTCGTCGTCGTCGCGTCGACGGCCGTCGTCCGAGTCCACGACTGGTACCACGACACCGTCAACAAACTCGGGTGGGCGTGGCTCGTCGTCCCCTTGGTCCTCCCGCTGTACAGCTTGACGGCAATCAAGGCACTCAGCGAGTACGCCCTCTCGTGGGACGGCGACTGGTATCAGGTCGAGAAGGGGGCTTGA
- a CDS encoding metalloprotease, producing MNVTFSGRELLDLAAAWVALSAAFALLIGGGPSVFLSAVAVRWVTLSLLTVGVGFLLHELAHKVVAIRFGKRAEFRADYGMLFVAVAAALAGFFFAAPGAVYHAGYSTERQNGLIALAGPVTNIALAVVFAPLAFLASGFVGTVGLFGVGINVFLAGFNMIPFGPLDGKTVLSWSKPVFLAIFAPSAGLSVYILWQVFL from the coding sequence GTGAACGTCACGTTCAGCGGGCGGGAACTGCTCGATTTGGCCGCGGCGTGGGTCGCACTCAGTGCCGCCTTCGCATTGCTCATCGGCGGCGGCCCGAGCGTGTTCCTCTCCGCGGTGGCGGTTCGGTGGGTCACGCTCTCGCTGCTCACCGTCGGCGTCGGCTTCCTGCTGCACGAACTCGCACACAAGGTCGTCGCCATCCGCTTCGGCAAGCGCGCCGAGTTCCGGGCGGACTACGGGATGTTGTTCGTCGCCGTGGCCGCCGCGCTCGCCGGTTTCTTCTTCGCCGCACCGGGCGCGGTGTATCACGCCGGGTACTCGACGGAGCGACAAAACGGCCTCATCGCGCTGGCCGGTCCGGTGACGAACATCGCCCTCGCCGTGGTGTTCGCACCGCTCGCGTTCCTCGCCAGCGGCTTCGTCGGAACCGTCGGTCTGTTCGGCGTCGGTATCAACGTCTTCCTCGCCGGCTTCAATATGATTCCGTTCGGTCCGCTGGACGGCAAGACGGTTCTGTCGTGGAGTAAGCCAGTCTTTCTCGCCATCTTCGCCCCTTCCGCGGGGCTGTCGGTGTACATCCTCTGGCAGGTTTTCCTCTGA
- a CDS encoding acyl-CoA thioesterase has translation MAALMDTHIENREIVQPHHANTHGTVHGGNVTKWMDEVGAMAAMRFAGSNVVTARMEQVNFRRPIPVGDTALIESYVYDAGETSIRVRCRVYREHIETDETELTTESHLVYVAVDEDADSVPVPELETESERGRELLAAARASDETHSD, from the coding sequence ATGGCCGCGCTGATGGACACACACATCGAGAACCGAGAGATCGTACAGCCACACCACGCCAACACCCACGGGACGGTCCACGGGGGGAACGTCACGAAGTGGATGGACGAGGTGGGCGCGATGGCGGCGATGCGTTTCGCCGGGAGCAACGTCGTCACCGCCCGGATGGAGCAGGTGAACTTCCGCCGCCCCATCCCCGTGGGCGATACCGCACTTATCGAGAGCTACGTCTACGACGCGGGCGAGACGAGCATCCGCGTCCGGTGTCGGGTGTATCGCGAACACATCGAAACCGACGAGACGGAACTGACCACCGAGTCCCACCTCGTGTACGTCGCCGTGGACGAGGACGCCGACTCGGTGCCGGTGCCGGAACTCGAAACCGAGAGCGAACGCGGGCGTGAACTGTTGGCCGCCGCTCGCGCGAGCGACGAGACGCACTCTGACTGA
- a CDS encoding CBS domain-containing protein, whose protein sequence is MELPTPADLRERRTELELTQSELADRADVSQPLIARIEGEDVDPRLSTLRRIVNALEEAESGILRASDLMHSPVYSVEPDDSVNTAIEIMDQEGYSQLPVVRDNYPVGIVGHSDIRHADDDDPGDLPIADVMRESITTVTADATVDEVDTHLDHHEAVIVIENGDMAGIITDADVAANLS, encoded by the coding sequence ATGGAACTGCCGACGCCCGCCGATTTACGTGAGCGGCGGACGGAACTCGAACTGACCCAGAGCGAACTCGCCGACCGGGCGGACGTGTCACAACCCCTCATCGCTCGCATCGAGGGCGAAGACGTGGACCCGCGGCTCTCGACGCTCCGGCGCATCGTCAACGCCCTCGAAGAGGCCGAGAGCGGAATTCTCCGCGCGTCTGATTTGATGCACAGTCCGGTCTACAGCGTCGAACCCGACGACAGCGTCAACACAGCCATCGAAATCATGGACCAAGAGGGGTACTCACAGTTGCCCGTCGTCCGGGACAACTACCCCGTCGGCATCGTCGGCCACAGCGACATCCGCCACGCCGACGACGACGACCCGGGTGACCTCCCCATCGCCGACGTGATGCGTGAGTCTATCACGACCGTGACTGCCGACGCCACTGTGGACGAGGTGGACACCCACCTCGACCACCACGAGGCGGTCATCGTCATCGAGAACGGCGACATGGCGGGTATCATCACCGACGCGGACGTGGCGGCGAACCTCTCGTAA
- a CDS encoding TraB/GumN family protein, translating into MSERSAPTPNPPGQPSGEGDVTVLGTAHVSQDSVDEVERTIEEQRPDVVAVELDEGRYRQLKGETPDDIEASDLLEGNTVFQFLAYWLLSYVQARLGDRFDIKPGADMMAAVDAAEEHGLGIALVDRDIQTTIQRFWKRLSGLEKLKLVGGLLTGAADPAVAGLTLGMSLGLILAIPVEILAGPLVTGAVTVPGSLGVLGGVAGVVLTVLDGLIVAVGIGALVGVPLAAALAVSTEGTDPAELDLEELTDADVVTAMMEEFRRFSPGGAEALIDERDAYIAHNLVRLRSAGYDVLAVVGAGHREGIQRYLDDPDSLPPMESLVGTEQGSRFSLFKLFGYLFTVGFGVFFVLLAIAVATGVEGASTGFLVRLFGAWFLINGIVSFSLAKLAGARWSSATVGGAVAWLTSVNPLLAPGWFAGYVELRYTTVNVGDIKTLNEILSDEEAPIGELVSRLRAVPLFRLILIVAMTNIGSIIASAMFAAVLLPIIAADVGGIEGVVRLMVQGAQNSATLIWGLVT; encoded by the coding sequence ATGAGCGAACGGTCGGCACCGACGCCGAATCCACCGGGACAGCCGTCGGGGGAAGGGGACGTGACTGTCCTCGGGACGGCACACGTCTCACAGGACAGTGTGGATGAAGTCGAGCGGACTATCGAGGAACAACGGCCGGATGTCGTCGCCGTCGAACTCGACGAGGGGCGGTACCGTCAACTCAAGGGCGAGACGCCCGACGACATCGAGGCGAGCGACCTGCTCGAAGGCAACACGGTCTTTCAGTTCCTCGCGTACTGGTTGCTCTCGTACGTGCAGGCGCGACTCGGCGACCGCTTCGACATCAAACCCGGTGCGGACATGATGGCCGCAGTCGACGCCGCCGAGGAACACGGCCTCGGCATCGCGTTGGTCGACCGGGACATCCAGACGACCATCCAGCGGTTCTGGAAACGTCTCTCGGGACTGGAGAAACTGAAACTGGTCGGCGGCCTCCTGACTGGTGCAGCTGACCCCGCCGTCGCGGGGCTGACGCTCGGGATGTCGCTGGGCCTGATTCTAGCCATCCCCGTCGAGATTCTGGCTGGCCCGCTGGTGACGGGTGCGGTGACCGTCCCCGGCAGCCTCGGCGTCCTCGGTGGCGTGGCTGGCGTGGTACTCACCGTCCTCGACGGCCTCATCGTGGCCGTGGGCATCGGGGCCCTCGTGGGAGTCCCGTTGGCCGCCGCGTTGGCGGTTTCGACGGAGGGGACGGACCCGGCAGAACTCGACCTCGAAGAGTTGACCGACGCGGACGTGGTGACGGCGATGATGGAGGAGTTCCGTCGGTTCTCGCCGGGCGGAGCCGAGGCACTCATCGACGAGCGTGACGCCTACATCGCACACAACCTCGTCCGCCTCCGGTCTGCGGGCTACGACGTGTTGGCCGTCGTCGGCGCGGGCCACCGCGAGGGGATTCAACGCTACCTCGACGACCCCGACAGCCTGCCCCCGATGGAGTCTCTGGTCGGGACAGAACAAGGGAGTCGCTTCTCCCTGTTCAAACTGTTCGGCTACCTGTTCACGGTCGGGTTCGGTGTCTTCTTCGTGTTGCTCGCTATCGCCGTCGCGACGGGCGTCGAAGGGGCCTCGACCGGCTTTCTCGTTCGCCTGTTCGGGGCGTGGTTCCTCATCAACGGTATCGTCTCGTTCTCGCTGGCGAAACTCGCGGGGGCACGCTGGTCCAGCGCGACTGTCGGCGGGGCCGTCGCGTGGCTGACGAGCGTCAACCCGCTGCTCGCGCCCGGGTGGTTCGCGGGCTACGTGGAGTTGCGGTACACGACGGTCAACGTCGGCGACATCAAGACGCTCAACGAGATTCTGAGCGACGAGGAGGCTCCCATCGGCGAGCTAGTCTCGCGACTGCGAGCGGTCCCGCTGTTTCGGCTCATCCTCATCGTCGCTATGACGAACATCGGGAGCATCATCGCGAGCGCGATGTTCGCGGCGGTTCTGCTGCCGATTATCGCGGCCGACGTGGGTGGCATCGAGGGTGTCGTGCGACTGATGGTACAGGGTGCCCAGAACAGCGCGACGCTCATCTGGGGGCTCGTGACGTGA
- a CDS encoding YbhB/YbcL family Raf kinase inhibitor-like protein, whose product MPTRRAVFGCVTGALCTLAGCTTLDGGDGVDTADPATTVDSGSDTRLTSSAFANGETIPTKHTGDGADVSPPLSLAGVPGAIASLALVVDDPDAPDGTFVHWLLWGLPPETREIPEHVPQARRVPSLGDARQGTNGFGELGYRGPRPPEGDGPHTYRFTLYALDSTVNVQAGARRRALSNAMAESVVATARLTGTYER is encoded by the coding sequence ATGCCGACTCGTCGTGCAGTTTTCGGCTGCGTCACGGGTGCTCTCTGCACGCTCGCCGGGTGTACCACGCTCGACGGTGGTGACGGCGTGGACACCGCTGACCCGGCGACAACCGTCGATTCGGGGTCGGACACGCGCCTCACCTCGTCGGCGTTCGCGAACGGAGAGACGATACCGACGAAACACACTGGCGACGGGGCGGACGTGTCGCCGCCGCTGTCGCTCGCTGGCGTTCCCGGGGCCATCGCGTCGCTGGCCCTCGTCGTCGACGACCCGGACGCACCCGACGGAACGTTCGTCCACTGGCTCCTCTGGGGACTTCCGCCCGAGACGAGGGAGATTCCCGAACACGTCCCGCAGGCCCGGCGCGTCCCGTCGCTCGGTGACGCCCGACAGGGGACGAACGGGTTCGGCGAGCTCGGCTACCGCGGTCCCCGGCCGCCGGAGGGGGACGGACCACACACGTACCGGTTCACCCTCTACGCCCTCGACTCGACCGTCAACGTACAGGCCGGCGCGCGACGCCGGGCACTGTCGAATGCCATGGCGGAGTCCGTCGTCGCCACTGCCCGACTCACGGGAACCTACGAGCGGTGA
- the cutA gene encoding divalent-cation tolerance protein CutA: protein MPTVYITAPRDHAERLARTLVEERLAACVNRVACQSVYRWEGTVHEDPETVLLAKTTADRYEELVARVRDLHPHDVPCIERFEEADIADAFADWRARATE from the coding sequence GTGCCCACAGTGTACATCACCGCACCCCGTGACCACGCCGAAAGACTCGCGCGGACCCTCGTCGAGGAGCGACTCGCCGCCTGCGTGAACCGCGTGGCGTGCCAGTCAGTCTATCGCTGGGAGGGAACCGTCCACGAGGACCCGGAAACCGTGTTGCTCGCCAAGACGACTGCGGACCGCTACGAGGAACTCGTCGCCCGCGTCCGTGACCTGCATCCACACGACGTGCCCTGTATCGAACGGTTCGAGGAGGCCGACATCGCCGACGCCTTCGCCGACTGGCGCGCCCGTGCCACCGAGTAA
- a CDS encoding class I SAM-dependent methyltransferase: MGFHTFPVERADALEDRSRYEHLSVDELLGLLAPDPEDVVADLGSGTGFYTDDVAPHVGRVLAIDVQRAMHDRYRTKGVPENVHPLTAVGDALPVRDGALDAVFSTMTYHEFAGEAASAELARVLAPDGRLAIADWSAAGTGADGPPVAERYDAATAADHLEAAGFTVERATDRRETFVLAASV; this comes from the coding sequence ATGGGCTTTCACACGTTCCCGGTCGAACGCGCCGACGCGCTCGAAGACCGGTCACGCTACGAGCATCTCTCCGTGGACGAATTGCTCGGACTGCTCGCACCGGACCCCGAGGACGTAGTGGCGGACCTCGGGAGCGGGACGGGATTTTACACCGACGACGTGGCACCGCACGTCGGTCGTGTCCTCGCTATCGACGTTCAGCGAGCCATGCACGACCGATACCGGACGAAGGGCGTCCCGGAGAACGTCCACCCGCTCACCGCCGTCGGCGACGCGCTCCCGGTCCGGGACGGGGCACTCGACGCCGTCTTCTCGACCATGACCTACCACGAGTTCGCGGGCGAGGCGGCGAGTGCGGAACTGGCCCGCGTCCTCGCGCCGGACGGTCGTCTCGCCATCGCGGACTGGAGTGCGGCCGGCACCGGCGCGGACGGGCCACCGGTCGCCGAGCGGTACGACGCCGCGACGGCCGCCGACCACCTCGAAGCCGCCGGGTTCACCGTCGAACGGGCGACGGACCGGCGCGAGACGTTCGTGCTGGCGGCCAGCGTGTAG
- a CDS encoding DUF555 domain-containing protein, with amino-acid sequence MNYLVAMEAAWLVRDVDDIDDAIGVAVSEAGKRLNDQDLDYVEVEVGATGCPACGEPFDSAFVAADTALVGLVLEMKVFNAESTEHAQRIAKSEVGGALRDVPLKVVETVEFAEEDEPNADA; translated from the coding sequence ATGAACTATCTCGTGGCGATGGAGGCGGCGTGGTTGGTTCGGGACGTAGACGACATCGACGACGCCATCGGCGTGGCCGTCAGCGAGGCGGGGAAGCGGCTCAACGACCAGGACCTCGACTACGTCGAGGTGGAAGTCGGAGCGACCGGCTGTCCCGCCTGTGGGGAGCCGTTCGACTCCGCGTTCGTCGCCGCCGACACCGCGCTGGTCGGCCTCGTCTTGGAGATGAAAGTCTTCAACGCCGAGAGTACCGAACACGCCCAGCGCATCGCCAAGAGTGAAGTCGGCGGCGCGCTCCGCGATGTCCCGTTGAAAGTCGTCGAAACCGTCGAGTTCGCCGAGGAAGACGAACCGAACGCCGACGCCTGA
- a CDS encoding gamma carbonic anhydrase family protein → MIRSFDGVEPDIADSAYVDPEATVIGNVTIAAEASVWPGAVLRGDHGEIVLREGANVQDNATLHEGVELGPYVTVGHNAIVHAATVGERAMVGMGAIVLDRSTIGAESLVGANSLVTEGTDVPESVLVAGTPAEVVKEVEDSPWAYAGDRYVQLSREHADSDEVVAQDHIPETDE, encoded by the coding sequence ATGATACGGTCTTTCGACGGCGTCGAACCCGACATCGCCGACTCAGCTTACGTCGACCCCGAGGCGACGGTTATCGGCAATGTCACGATAGCGGCGGAGGCGAGCGTCTGGCCCGGGGCAGTTCTCCGGGGAGATCACGGGGAAATCGTCCTCCGCGAGGGCGCGAACGTCCAAGACAACGCGACGCTCCACGAGGGCGTCGAACTCGGCCCGTACGTGACGGTCGGCCACAACGCCATCGTCCACGCGGCGACGGTCGGTGAGCGCGCGATGGTCGGGATGGGGGCCATCGTCCTCGACCGCTCGACCATCGGGGCCGAGAGCCTCGTCGGCGCGAACAGCCTCGTCACCGAGGGGACGGACGTTCCCGAGTCCGTGCTCGTCGCCGGGACGCCCGCCGAAGTCGTCAAGGAGGTCGAGGACTCGCCGTGGGCCTACGCGGGCGACCGCTACGTGCAACTGTCCCGGGAACACGCCGACTCCGACGAGGTCGTCGCGCAGGACCACATCCCCGAGACGGACGAGTGA
- a CDS encoding HEWD family protein has product MAEVIPPGERVCERCGRHDVWDADTCAWVIATEDGEKAVGNPHCLHEWDINGNYNPFEG; this is encoded by the coding sequence ATGGCAGAGGTCATTCCTCCCGGCGAGCGCGTCTGCGAACGGTGCGGTCGGCACGACGTGTGGGACGCCGATACGTGTGCGTGGGTCATCGCTACCGAGGACGGTGAGAAAGCGGTCGGCAACCCCCACTGCCTCCACGAGTGGGACATCAACGGCAACTACAACCCCTTCGAGGGGTGA
- the ligA gene encoding ATP-dependent DNA ligase LigA, producing MEFAAFAEDAAAIEAESADLAIVESVRDLFEAAGEDLPTVTRFVQGRVFPAHESTTLDIGPALCYEAIARAAGQNVSAADVESRVATVGDVGEVAADYEFGGQRGLGSFGGGGREALTVGEVAAELDTLATLDGSGSQDRKLDVLFGLFNRTDPDEARYLARIVLSEMRIGVGEGTVRDAIAAAFDVPIEAVERALHVSNDYGLVATVARDEGEDGLDDIHLEIGRPVQAMLAQAGTVSEALGDWGRAAVEWKYDGARVQVHYDGDSVSLYSRNMEDVTDPLPEIVSFVETNLGAPAILDGEVVAVDDDGDPLPFQAVLRRFRRKHDVAKAREEVEVELRAFDCLHADGEDLLDTPLTDRHDRLGSLLSAGVAEVAVTDDPDEVAAVETAALDAGHEGIMLKDPESTYSPGRRGKHWLKRKPDVETLDLVATGAEWGEGRRAEFLGTFELSVRTPDGFETIGNVATGITDEELADLTDLLEPHVRSEDGQTVDVAPAVVFEVGYEEIQTSPTYSSGFALRFPRFLGVRADKDLEDADSLARVERLADHAATGSD from the coding sequence ATGGAGTTCGCCGCCTTCGCCGAGGACGCCGCCGCCATCGAGGCGGAGTCCGCGGACCTCGCCATCGTCGAGTCGGTGAGAGACCTCTTCGAGGCGGCGGGCGAAGACCTGCCGACGGTCACCCGCTTCGTGCAGGGCCGGGTGTTCCCGGCACACGAGTCGACGACGCTCGACATCGGACCGGCACTGTGTTACGAGGCCATCGCCCGCGCCGCCGGGCAGAACGTCTCCGCCGCCGATGTCGAGTCCCGAGTCGCGACCGTCGGTGACGTAGGCGAAGTCGCGGCCGACTACGAGTTCGGCGGACAGCGCGGACTCGGGTCGTTCGGCGGCGGCGGCCGCGAAGCCCTCACCGTCGGCGAGGTGGCGGCCGAACTCGACACGCTGGCTACCCTCGACGGCAGTGGCAGTCAGGACCGCAAACTCGACGTGCTGTTCGGCCTGTTCAACCGGACCGACCCGGACGAAGCGCGCTATCTGGCCCGCATCGTTCTCTCGGAGATGCGCATCGGCGTGGGCGAGGGCACCGTCAGGGACGCCATCGCGGCGGCGTTCGACGTGCCGATTGAGGCGGTCGAACGCGCCCTCCACGTCTCGAACGACTACGGCCTCGTCGCGACAGTCGCCCGAGACGAGGGCGAAGACGGACTCGACGACATCCACCTCGAAATCGGTCGTCCGGTTCAGGCGATGCTCGCACAAGCGGGAACCGTGAGCGAGGCACTCGGGGACTGGGGCCGGGCCGCCGTCGAGTGGAAGTACGACGGCGCGCGGGTACAGGTCCACTACGACGGCGACTCCGTCTCGCTGTACTCCCGGAACATGGAGGACGTGACCGACCCGCTCCCGGAAATCGTCTCCTTCGTCGAGACGAACCTCGGCGCTCCGGCCATTCTCGACGGCGAGGTGGTCGCCGTGGACGACGACGGCGACCCGTTGCCGTTTCAGGCGGTCCTGCGTCGGTTCCGGCGGAAACACGACGTGGCGAAGGCCCGGGAAGAGGTCGAAGTCGAGTTGCGGGCGTTCGACTGTCTCCACGCCGACGGCGAGGACCTGCTGGACACGCCACTGACCGACCGCCACGACCGACTCGGCTCGCTGCTGTCGGCGGGCGTCGCCGAGGTGGCCGTCACCGACGACCCCGACGAGGTGGCCGCGGTGGAGACCGCGGCACTCGACGCCGGACACGAAGGTATCATGCTCAAAGACCCGGAGTCGACGTACTCGCCGGGACGACGGGGCAAACACTGGCTCAAGCGCAAACCCGACGTGGAGACCCTCGACCTCGTGGCCACGGGTGCGGAGTGGGGTGAGGGGCGGCGTGCCGAGTTCCTCGGCACGTTCGAGCTGTCGGTCCGAACACCCGACGGGTTCGAGACCATCGGGAACGTCGCGACGGGCATCACCGACGAGGAGTTGGCCGACCTGACCGACCTCCTCGAACCACACGTCCGAAGCGAGGACGGGCAGACGGTCGACGTCGCCCCCGCCGTCGTCTTCGAGGTGGGGTACGAGGAGATTCAGACCTCCCCGACGTACTCCTCGGGGTTCGCGCTCCGCTTCCCCCGGTTCCTCGGCGTCCGTGCGGACAAAGACCTCGAGGACGCCGACTCGCTCGCACGCGTCGAACGACTGGCCGACCACGCAGCGACCGGCAGCGACTGA
- the purM gene encoding phosphoribosylformylglycinamidine cyclo-ligase → MTEDTDDEEGLTYAESGVDIDASEAATAALIGATEGFEGDFAGLLDIGDRYLALAADGVGTKLLVAEAADDYSTIGIDCIAMNVNDLVAAGVRPVAFVDYLAVEKPDERTSEEIGDGLAAGAERADVALVGGETAVMPDVIKGLDIAGTCAGLAEKGALFPGEADPGDALVGFPSSGIHSNGLTLAREAVTRNHEYDDPFPPNSERTIAEELLEPTRIYTDLLDTLREHDTHAAAHVTGGGWTNLSRMGAFHYDITDPFDAQPVFEFVQAEGNVADEEMHRTFNMGTGFVAALAPDDAEAVAAATDGRLIGEVRGGEECVAVRGLELA, encoded by the coding sequence ATGACCGAGGACACCGACGACGAGGAGGGGCTGACCTACGCCGAGAGCGGCGTGGACATCGACGCCAGCGAGGCGGCGACGGCGGCACTCATCGGTGCGACGGAGGGTTTCGAGGGTGACTTCGCGGGCCTGCTCGACATCGGCGACCGCTACCTCGCGCTGGCCGCCGACGGCGTCGGGACGAAACTCCTCGTGGCCGAAGCCGCCGACGACTACTCGACCATCGGTATCGACTGCATCGCGATGAACGTCAACGACCTCGTGGCAGCAGGGGTCCGACCGGTCGCCTTCGTCGACTACCTCGCCGTCGAGAAACCCGACGAACGGACGAGCGAGGAAATTGGCGACGGACTGGCCGCGGGTGCAGAGCGGGCGGACGTGGCACTGGTCGGCGGCGAGACGGCGGTCATGCCCGACGTCATCAAGGGGTTGGACATCGCGGGAACCTGCGCCGGTCTCGCGGAGAAGGGCGCGCTGTTCCCCGGTGAGGCCGACCCCGGCGACGCGCTCGTGGGCTTTCCGTCCAGTGGCATCCACTCGAACGGCCTGACACTCGCCCGCGAGGCGGTGACGCGGAACCACGAGTACGACGACCCGTTCCCGCCGAACTCCGAGCGGACCATCGCCGAGGAACTCCTCGAACCGACGCGCATCTACACGGACTTGCTCGACACGCTCAGAGAACACGACACACACGCCGCGGCCCACGTCACCGGTGGCGGGTGGACGAACCTCTCGCGGATGGGCGCGTTCCACTACGACATCACCGACCCGTTCGACGCCCAGCCAGTGTTCGAGTTCGTGCAGGCGGAGGGGAACGTCGCCGACGAGGAGATGCACCGGACGTTCAACATGGGGACCGGGTTCGTGGCGGCACTGGCACCGGACGACGCCGAGGCAGTCGCCGCGGCGACTGACGGCCGTCTCATCGGCGAAGTCCGGGGGGGTGAGGAATGCGTCGCGGTTCGTGGGTTAGAACTGGCCTGA